The following is a genomic window from Cryptococcus neoformans var. grubii H99 chromosome 12, complete sequence.
GGTTATGGGCCATCAATCATTCCTTCGTCATCGTGCGGTTGCGGGTTCGAGCCCCGCCGGAGGCTTTTTATATATATCTTTTCTATCTTCTTACTGCGTTATTTTGCTATCTCTTATATATCGGTCTCACCGCCCCACAATGACAAGAAATATGGCTTGAAAGTTTTGCCACACCTTCTCAAGTTCTTGATTTCATGTATATCAAGGTAGCATATTCATATTCGGCGAATAATCCTTTCACCCTTGACGTGGATGGGAGAattggagaaagaagatgggcGAAGATAAAATTAGTTAGCACGTCAGTTTATTATCCATTTCTTGACCTGCTGTGCCTTCGCTTATTAAATATCTGGGGCTTTGGCAACCCGGACACTTATGCCTGCTCAGTAGATTCGGATTGAGTCGACAACCTCACGACACAATCATAAATCATTCTACCCCGCCCAATCAAACATCTGCCAATACCGTCAGAATATAGGGAATTAGCCTTCTGCTCAATTGAACAACTAACATAGAGTGTAATATATCACTCATGCCTTTCGTAGCTTACCAAACTTCAAGTAGCTGCCCTCAGTCTATCGAAGGCACAGTACTTCGCTCCTTCCAAAAACATGCAAGGAATATCCTTCAGGAGGTTGAATGATTGACTTACATCGACAGAAACCTGCATTAGAAACGGAGTATGGTAATTTAAAAGATAATTATTGGCAACTTGATACGGTGTCGAAGGATGCGTAGAATAATGAAGCCCAGAGGTTAGGTTAAAGTccgaaggaagaaagattGGTTGATTGAAGAGCGAATGCAGCCATACAGATGTTATATAGGAACATCGCGAATCGTCCCAGAAGTGATAGCTACAGAATTTGATATAAGTAGTACATTGTTAACAAAATGCAATATAATGTAATGCCGAGAGGTACACTTAATTATCCTCAAAACGCTCTTCGATGGCACATCCAAAAGGACTCGTCtacttctcctctgtaTAGCCTCTCGCGACCCCACTCCTCCCTTGCTCCAAAACACTAGGCTCGTCCATTCCATACCTTGGTTCTAATCCTTGGAATTCTCTTGACGCCAAAAAAGTACTTCCGGCCGATTCAAGCTTGGACAATGAGAAGTTTTGATTACGCAGGGTCAGGTCTTGCACACCGTCTTCCAATAGATTGTTGCTGTCTAAAGTGTGGGTGCTGTTTCCAAAGCCAAAACGCTTCTTTGTTCGCATCGTTCCGGTAATAAGTGAAAATTCGAGTGAATCGTCGTCACTGTCAGtggttgaagaagcttgctTGGTCTTTATTTCACGCTCTTGGGCATCTAATTGATGGGTGTCAGCATATGCACAATAAAAGCAGAATGAATCTCACATTCGAGAACTGTACCCAGGTCCAAAGTCCAATTCTCCGGTGCCCATACGTGCTCTGGGCCTTGGAGTGCCAACTCCAATTCCCAAGGTGTAATGATAGGTCTCAAAAAATCCTACATCAGCAAAATCGTCAGCTTCTTACTTCTGGTAGACGAAAGAAAACACACCTTCGAGTCAACAACACCACCTTCAGCGCAACCAACCAGCACGAAACATTCTATCTCTGCAAAGTTTGCAAGCTTTGCAGGGTTCAGCCTACCTACGCTCAGGGTGTaactcttcttttttgctcttttcAGATCCTCTCTCAGTTGTGCAAGGAGGGGCTTGGAAGACGCGAGACCGATGTTGGAAACAATAAGGCCGAATACATCGGCGGATAGCGCTTGATGGAGAGCGAAAAGACGGCGtgagagaagacgagaagtGGTGCGGTTGAGAGGCGATACAgactgggaagaaggtgagtaGACGAAGAGCTGTTGAGTCGTCAGATATGCAGTATCTATAATGGGTTGAGGATATGCTCACAGGATTGTTGACATGTGTCATCTGCAGATTCATACAGGatcttccctcttcaccaATATACCATAAGACACAATCATTCATTTCCAATCCCTGAGGTGGTTCTACGCTCCTGAGAGCAGATGCCTTacccttttcatccttgagTCCCTTCTGTGGGGCAAGAGTAGGCTTTTGAATCGAGGCAAAACTGATCGGGAGAGATGATTCCTGAGAAAATGTATCCCTGATATCATCTGTACTTCCATTAGACCACTTCGTAGAGATGGACGAAAATAATTAAAAACTCACTCGTTAGCCAATCATATGACACATCCCACACAACCACTATACCCTTCTTGCCGTCATCATCTAGTTCTTTCTTGCTCGCTGCTAACAGTGACCCCATAGCTTGCTTGACGTCTAGCTTTTGCCGGGGAAAGACGTAGTGAACAGGGAGAGCGTCCGTTCTGTTTCATCAGCTTGCAGACTCGAAGGGACCCAACCTAGCTTACGGAGTGAGACAAGCATGTCCATAATGTACTAAGAAATCGGCtgggagatgaagacaaCTCAAGACATCCGGACAACAGCTTCGATAGTGTTAGCCCCATTCCAAGTTACTATGCTGGAAACGACTGACTTCCCGTACGTGCTGTCGGCAAGCACGTATGCCTGAGCCCCGGTGTGCGCTATGCGAGTCTGGATGGCCCGATAGACGGAGACTGAAGACGGCAAGAGTTCATCGGGGAATTGTAAGCCAATCTGTAAGAGGCATTTGTCAGCTATGTTTTTGTCATAACATTCTCTTTTCCGTTGCAAACATCAAATGCTGATGTTCCTGGAAAAATGACTCTTTCGTATAGATGTCTCACTACTTACAGTTTTATAACCCGACTCAAGCACTCTCCTGACAGTCTCGCTCACTTCGAAAGCTTCTTCTATGCTCATTCCTTCCGCCCCATCTCCCATGCTAGATGGCCCGGCTTGGGCATTCTCCAAGATCTCTTCCAGTTCAGGATGGGACAGAGCGTGGTCTGCCGGTGTTGAAAATGCGTCCGACATATTGTTGTTCTAGCTGTTGTAAGGTGTTGAGTAGATGCTCGAAATACATGGATGGGAGGCAACTTTGCGAAAGTATTAATCAATTTGATTCCGTGGTGGAGGGCTTCAAGCCTCCTATCTCCACCACTTGACATATTTGGTTCCGTGACTGATAATAAATAGTATGTATTTCGGGCCTGCCGCCCGCCGGGGCTCCTCCTGCTGCTTGACGACTCTCGTTCCGTCCGTCTAGTCGCTGCCACGCACGCTTTCAGCGCCGGACGCAAGAGCCGGGGAGCTCGCCTCAGTCACTTCTCTGATTTTTTTCTGCTTCTCTTTACCTTTTCAATTGTATCTTTTATAAAATTATGGACATGCACCAGCAGCCGATCAGTATGTACTTAAGGGAAGAACATCTGTCTAAATTGCCATCGAAATCCCCCATTCGGCATTCCAAGCAAGTTCTTTCCGCCGTCTGATTTACTAAATCTCCAGTAGTAGGTCTGTAATCAAGGACGGTGACTTGTTTGATGAAGCTCACAGCTTGCGATTGAGACCCAAAAAGCATGCTCCTAAGGTCATCATGCATCATTTATGTGCAAACGGGCCCTGTTTAGTTTAGAGTTAGTTGCCTCTCGGCTTTCTACCTGACGCGACCACAGTCAGTTCAGAAGGCAGAGCTGCCATTCAACCTCTATTCACACAGCCTTCGGTCCACGGCCAACTGTTGGCCATGGAAATAACTCTGGTGTAAGATTTGGGATTGCACAGCGTATTGTTTCAAATCTCCCATGCTCACACGCTTACACGACGACGAAATATTTGGCCCTATTCGTCGGTCTACGGACCGTTCATCGGCAGAAGGCGTCAGTGCCTTTTTTACTCCTTCATATTTTCCCCATTAAGACGCCCTAATTGCTGAAAGGAGCAAACGGTAATAATGGTCCGTCTTTGCGATTCCTTATGTATCGTATGCTGCTACTGATAACCCTGCTCCTGTTAGAATTGTATTCAGAATATGGTCCTGACAGTTCAATACTACCTCAGTTAATAACCTTGGTGATTACTAGAAGACCAATTCGTACATTGATTCCAATAACATTGCGAGTTGCAACGGAACTGTCACGACCACGTATGGCAATGCAATCAGCACATATCGGATCATTCGACAATAATACACGAACGGCGTATCATTGAATTTGGTAGACTAAGTGAAAATTTACATGCCATCTATCTACAATCTGTTGTACTTCATTCCAGTTGACGTTAGGCCCTCCACTCGGAGATTGGCTTGTCAAAATTTTGGAGGAGAACGCAGTCGACCGTAAGCAGATGATTTTCATGCTTAACAAAGAAAACCATCGTCATAAGATTCGAAATCATGGCGATGAGGCATCATCGGATGAATATTTCGCATTTTGGCCAATCTGATGCCATTGGAATGTGAGTAAAGTGCTTCCTAATAGCGAAAACGAGTGGCTAAACACAGAGGAAACCATTTAATACATAGTTTGCAAGTTGACAAAGTGCAAATAGATACCTCATTCAACTCCCTAGTCGTCAACGGCCCTCACGAGCATTACTCTTATCAACTTTAGATATCCAGTTGTCCGCCGAACTTCCACAGTTTGCAGATACACTATTACAAATAGGAATTCGTAAGAAGTAGTAAGATGATAGACTTCAATCAGTCTAAAGGGAAATATCGAAAGATCGGTATCAGGCAGACAGACAGTGACCGAGATACATGCCTTTCCTTAAGCTCGACGCACCCTTCGACGGACATCAAGCCGTGTTTGAATGCAAAAAGTAATGTTAGGGAGGTCCTTACCGAGTAGGACTCTGGCCAATGTCAGTCGAGAGGCTTGTGTCAAGCCCTAGCCTTTCCTCTACGTTGCTAATTATTTGGACTACTCTGTCGACCGCCCTCATTATACTGCCAGTCAATCCGCTGATTGAATAAGGCCTTGTCGATTCATACCAATAACAGCCGATACATGCACGATCATTAATTCACCCTGTAACTGCTTTTCATATGTCATATGTAACAATACGGTGGTACCTTTGGTTCTGTCAGTGAACAGTCAAACGAACGAGTCATAACGAAAGTGAAGCTATATAAAAAAGAACCAGCGATCATAAGAATGACGTAAATCACCGTAAGGGATCCCGACGGGCACATTGCACCGAATAAATCGGAGATAAATAAAGCTTGTTTTAACGCCGACGGGTTCAAATTCTTTCCCATACAGTGTGTCGCCACATCTTGCAAATATCTCTTCTCTCGAGTCCATAACGCCGCATTCGCCGCGAGTCTCCGGGGCTGGGTTTGGAATTGATCAGTTTTGCGCGAACCCGTCTAAAACTTCAACCGTCAAGCTCTTTGTGCGTATACTCTATTTCTTCATACCTGCAAAACGTCTGACCACAGGACTCATTGCAGCAAAAATGCCCGCCCACATCCCCATTGTCAAGAAGCGCACAAAGCACTTCAAGAGGCACCAGTCTGACAGGTACCACGGTGTCAAGGAGAGCTGGAGGAAGCCCAAGGGTATTGACAACAGGGTGAGTATTGGGCGTTAATTATGGAAGAACGGCTGTGTTGGAAATTATGGGAcaaaagagggagaaggaagatgctATGGGAGACGAATGTTTTAAGGTTGCgggttggagaggaggaacaaGCAGAAAGCGAAGACGATGTTCGATACGGCGGTGATATTGGGAAATAGGACTCGACACTGATACAACGCTGTCTCGCAGGTTCGACGAAGGTTCAAGGGCCAGATTCCTATGCCCAAGATTGGTTACGGTTCCAACCAGAAGACCCGtcacctcctcccctccgGCCACAAGGAGCTCCTCGTCCACAACCTTTCCGAGCTCGAGCTTTTGCTCATGCACTCTGGCAAGTACGCCGCTTCCATTGCCCACGGCGTGagcagcaagaagagggtcGAGATCATCGCTAGGGCTAAGGTTTTGGGTGTTAAGTGAGTGTTCTTTTGACTTCGCATTTTTCGATGTTCTGTGGATTGGAACTGACATTTTCCCGGTATCGCAGGGTCACCAACCCTGCTGCCAAGCTCAGGACCGAGGAGGCTTAATTTGGTCAACTGGGTTAGGATATGGGCGATGTATGATTTGCATGACTATTGGATATCGGAAACAGACAGCACTCAAGCTAGCGGCGCTCTTAAGGGATAAT
Proteins encoded in this region:
- a CDS encoding large subunit ribosomal protein L32e; amino-acid sequence: MPAHIPIVKKRTKHFKRHQSDRYHGVKESWRKPKGIDNRVRRRFKGQIPMPKIGYGSNQKTRHLLPSGHKELLVHNLSELELLLMHSGKYAASIAHGVSSKKRVEIIARAKVLGVKVTNPAAKLRTEEA
- a CDS encoding diphthamide biosynthesis protein 2 produces the protein MSDAFSTPADHALSHPELEEILENAQAGPSSMGDGAEGMSIEEAFEVSETVRRVLESGYKTIGLQFPDELLPSSVSVYRAIQTRIAHTGAQAYVLADSTYGNCCPDVLSCLHLPADFLVHYGHACLTPTDALPVHYVFPRQKLDVKQAMGSLLAASKKELDDDGKKGIVVVWDVSYDWLTNDIRDTFSQESSLPISFASIQKPTLAPQKGLKDEKGKASALRSVEPPQGLEMNDCVLWYIGEEGRSCMNLQMTHVNNPLFVYSPSSQSVSPLNRTTSRLLSRRLFALHQALSADVFGLIVSNIGLASSKPLLAQLREDLKRAKKKSYTLSVGRLNPAKLANFAEIECFVLVGCAEGGVVDSKDFLRPIITPWELELALQGPEHVWAPENWTLDLGTVLEYAQEREIKTKQASSTTDSDDDSLEFSLITGTMRTKKRFGFGNSTHTLDSNNLLEDGVQDLTLRNQNFSLSKLESAGSTFLASREFQGLEPRYGMDEPSVLEQGRSGVARGYTEEK